One part of the Vicia villosa cultivar HV-30 ecotype Madison, WI linkage group LG6, Vvil1.0, whole genome shotgun sequence genome encodes these proteins:
- the LOC131613769 gene encoding uncharacterized protein LOC131613769, producing the protein MAPPLKTGKRNYSYSFVNPNLKSVECLAKKITPDELTNFREKYGYILSLLKMPFTKDEQEGVHTLLQFYHPSLRCFAFTDYLLAPTLEEYSSFLGIPVGKEVPYYSAMKAPDSIEIAKALYLSKSVVEANLTKKGGCHGFRMEFLVKRGCDAAEANEWDTFRAILALGIYGIVMFANVPDFVDMNAIHIFILQNPIPTLLGDVYHSVHHRNEQKGGLVRFCAPLLYRWFRSHLPERGAFVDSRHTSRWAERIMGLELRTLSGTTDPWTIWKLL; encoded by the coding sequence ATGGCTCCACCACTGAAGACTGGCAAGCGCAATTACTCTTATTCTTTTGTGAATCCTAATCTGAAGTCTGTTGAGTGTTTGGCAAAGAAGATCACACCGGATGAGTTAACCAATTTCCGAGAAAAATATGGGTACATTCTGAGCCTCCTCAAGATGCCATTCACCAAGGATGAGCAAGAGGGAGTTCACACTTTGCTTCAGTTCTATCATCCTTCCCTCCGTTGTTTCGCATTCACTGATTATCTTTTGGCTCCTACCTTGGAAGAGTATTCGTCATTCCTTGGCATTCCTGTTGGGAAAGAGGTACCTTATTATAGCGCCATGAAGGCCCCTGATTCCATTGAAattgctaaggctctttatttgagcaagtcagtCGTGGAAGCAAATCTCACCAAGAAAGGAGGTTGTCATGGTTTTCGTATGGAGTTCTTGGTTAAAAGAGGTTGTGATGCTGCTGAAGCCAATGAATGGGACACTTTTAGAGCTATTCTGGCTCTAGGTATCTATGGTATTGTGATGTTCGCAAATGTACCTgactttgttgatatgaatgccATCCACATATTCATTCTGCAGAACCCCATTCCTACGCTTCTGGGGGATGTTTATCATTCCGTTCATCATCGTAATGAGCAGAAAGGAGGTTTGGTTAGATTCTGTGCTCCGCTGCTATACCGTTGGTTCAGATCACATTTGCCGGAACGTGGAGCTTTTGTTGATAGTAGGCACACATCCAGATGGGCTGAGAGGATTATGGGCTTAGAGCTAAGGACATTGTCTGGTACAACCGATCCTtggaccatatggaagttgttatga